The Tenebrio molitor chromosome 5, icTenMoli1.1, whole genome shotgun sequence genome segment TCAACAACTAATAAAATTGAACTTAGATTAAACAACAGattatataaatatataaattaaCAACTGACGGAACAAGTAAGATCGACCTCCACGAGGAGTGCTAAGTGTGAATTATTTAAACTACACATTGAACTATCATATCACCAgcgtacatattttttgtactcGTCATTGACCGATACGCGCTTGATAGTCTCGTAGCCGAGAATTATACTAAAGCTAAAAGTGGCAGATTGGATGAGCCTCGCACTTAGCCCTTTGGAGAACATCCTGAGGCCCTCCTCGACCCACAAGTCCTTGAAAGCTTGCCGCATCGATTCTAGCCTCTGCACTTGCAACCTAGCCCTGACGATGTCCAGCGGATTCGTGATGATGACAGTGGAGAAGCCCCCCAGAGTCCCGGCCATCGTCTGGATGAACAAATGGGAGACCCACGACGGCATGATGTTGTGCAACTCGTCTGCAACACCACTGTCAGTACAAGAAGTCGAGCGATCGCAGCTCACCTTggtaaaattgataaaatccCCACCAGAGGGCCGAATTTGGCACGTAGTTCGCTAGACTCGCCAAGTAACCTCTATAAAAACCCGCTATGCCGTCTTGTCTATAAATCTCTTTAGCGATCTCTAACGTAATCGTGAATTTACTAGTACCCGGTTTTAACGCTAATCTAAGAGTGTCGAATGCTTCCTGAAAAAGTTTGTTGTTCTGTGTGTCTGGGGCATCTAGATCTGGGTTACCTTATTTCCGTTACTGTGCACCCCCATCATCATCAAGTGCTGACTGAGGACGTCGAAAGGAACGATTATTGTTTGGCTGAACACAGATGCGGTCCCGCCTGCTACTAGCGCCCTCACGCGGGAGTCAACATTTCTTTGAGCTAGTAAATGACGGATGCCCTCATATATGGAAATATATACAACACCTGCAATTATCTAATCTCGGGAAATCGGAATGAGTCATCGCCGATCATTACCGCTAACTATCTGGACCGAGGACACCCAAAAACCCTTGTATAATCCAGCTATACCTTCATATCTGTAAATTTTTCCATAAGCATCAAACATACCTtaaaatcacattttaaaCGGCAATTAGCGAGGGTCTGTCTGCTTACCAGTGTAGACGTCATTGTGTTTTTGGATTTGTAACCTTGTCTTTATTAATGTTAGGGGATATAGGGCACACCTGACTGTGAACGAACTCAACATGGACAAGGGGAAGAACTTGGTCTTGTCCATCATTTCCCATTCTATAGTTTTGATGAACTCTGGGGGTGGCTCTACCATCGTGGTCATCCCTTGCTCGTACGTGCTTCTATCAAGTTAAATTACTTCTAAAATTCGTAGGCATTATTAAAATTGCGTCGTTACGTTACAAAGCTGCGAAACCACATTCTTTCGACTAGTTAGTTACTATCAAAAACATCTTTTcgacttttatttataaaggACATTGTGTactttgacactgacagtcaGGTGTGCTCACATGACGAGGTTACATAAAATCCCTAAACAAGCATTGCGTAACGcgcgccaaattcaaattcaaaacgtTCAAGATCGgaacatattttattaaaataaaatggaaaGATCAAGTCTCTTCGGGTTGGACCTCTTCCGCTGGAAGCTCCTCAGCGATGGGCTCCTCTGCAAGCGATGGTTCAGCCGGTGGCGCTTCTTCCGGCGGTGGCGGCGCACCTGTCACCGACTGTCTCTCCTCAAGCACCACCGTTTCTTCCGCTACCACCGAGCGCTTCTCTTCAATCACCATGGACTGTCTCTCTTCGACCATCGCCGACTCTTCGGGTGGACCCGCTCCCAACGGAGCCACCTCCTCTTTGATAATTTCAGGTTCGACTACTGGTTGCAGTTCCTCCACAGCTTCACCGCCTTCTGCAGGAGCCTCGGGCGGAGCTTCCGACGGAGCTTCGGTCGTCGGCTCGGTGGTCAGCGGTTCAGTCGTCACGGTCGGCTCTTCTGTGGTGGGTTCCGCGGTGACGGTCATCTCCTCCATACGCTCGCTCGGCGGCTCCACCGCCTCCGACATCGGCTCGGACGGCGGCTCATCGGTGGCAGCCTCGCTCGGAGGCAGCATCTCAAGCCCCTCGAGCTCGGGCGACTCGGGACTGGGCAGCGCTCCTGAAGGTATTTCCTGGTCCAACGCGGCAACTTGGTCACCGGACAACTTCCTCGAGTCTCTTTTCTCTGCAAGGCCCAAATGAGCCAACCAGACTCGAAGGCGCGCTCTTACCTTTGGGTATCGACTCCTTCTTTTCAGTTTTGGTGGGGCGCGCCGCTGTTTGCGTCCCGGGAGTCGGCAGGAACAGTTTGTACTCGTTGGGGAGTTCGTCGTCGCTGTACAAGACATCGGAGAAGTAGATTCTTCGGATTCTCACGTTAGCGTGGATTTGCACTCGAGTGGTTTCCAGATAAGTCGACCCTAAAACAATCTGATACGATTTGCAAGCCTGAAAGAGATCTATACCGTAGGCTCGTTTCGTGAAGTCGGCCAGATTGAACTGGACCTGGTTCCAGCCGCTGCTGAGCCCTATGGGCATCGTCGTGCAGAACGGCCTCACCTTCGTGGTGGACTGGAAATTGGAGACGCGAAAACGGCGGTGCATGTCTTTATCGTCTGGAAGAAAACGGTCAGACCGTCGCAATTATGCGGCGGGTGTTATTATCTTGTTGCGGCGCGTTTCCACCGCCCTTACCCAAGATCTGAATCTCGAACGTGAAGTACTTCTTCATGTTCTTGATGATCATGACGAGAAAGGGGAGCTTGATCCCGAGGGAGAGTCTCGGCTTGATGGGGCATGTGATGTAAGTGGTGGCCACGTTCGTGCCGGATATCTCCAAGACCAGCGACCTCACCTCGTCGTCGACGACCCGCCTGATGTGGCCATTCTTCACCTGAAACATTCCCGGACCTTCACAGGTGGATCCTCCGGAGATAACCCGGAAAAGCGACGTCGTGAGCCCCACACGTCGCGCGTACTACGTGACCCGCCTGAAGATCTCCGACCGCATTAATATGCTAATGACCGGCGCGTCGTGATGAATGTCGCGAGACTGACGTGAAACCGCCTTCCCGTGGGCCCCGGATTCGAAACTCACTTGCTTGTCCCACAGCTGCAAGGGGTTGCTGCCGACGCTGTAGAAAATCGAAATAAATCCGCTCTGAAATGTATTGGCAAACATCACGAAAACTAATTTCGTCAGCTGTCACTcgctttattttgacattgactTTTACATGAATTTGCGTCGATGGAGAATTTACAATGCTGAATGGACGAGAAAGGGTGACGGGGATTTGTGAGAGGTCAAAGATGCCTCTCCGAGTCTTCCATTACTTGGCCGAGGCGGTAACGCTCCTCTAGGTTCATACTGACGATTTGGGATTTCTGCAAAGGTCTGAGAACAGGGGTGGAAAGTGCACGCGCGAGTCTGACGTAGTTCAGAGCTCTGCTGCTGGAATCTCCGATGTACTGGAGTTGGCACTCGAACTGTCGTCTCAATTTTGCAACTCTTCGCCTTATCCTGTGCCTGCAAACGACATAGCTACGTTCACACTTCGAAAGCAACTCCGACGTAACCCCCAGGTACTCACTACGgcagttcaaattttgtgTAGCTGGGATCGTTGGAGTCGTTCGACGTGAGAACTTCGCAGTTCAGCTTCTCGATGGCTTTCCAACTCTTCGGACCATCTTCGTCTTCCAAGAAGCTCCACGACTGGGATCCGCTGCTCGAATGTGACGGTTCCTTGAAGCTGACCCTCGACGGGGTCAATCTCACTAGGGATTTTTGAGACATTCCGAAATAGTGCCCGCTAAAGTATTCCCGAAAGTAAACCCACAGACAACAGTCCTTACGAGGAATTTCAGAACATAATTTACTGGCGTTGCTAAGCGAACAAGGATTTGCTCTTGTTGGTGGGGTCAGCTGCTGATAAAATTGTGTCTTCCCTCTGGCATCCCATTTTTATCCTTGTTTGCATTCGAGTGCCGGTCCAGGGGTGTTTGTTATGTATTAGGCGAGCCCTCGGCTTTAATATTTCACAAAAACAAAGCCCGCGGTGTGCTTAATATTTGATGCAATTCCGAAGCCTCGTCTAGATGAATTATCATAACGCGAGTCGGAGTTTCGGCGGGTGCGAAATCCATCagggaatttattttctttgcgGCTCGGGACAACCTGGTGATTGGACAAAAATAGAGCGagagtaataatttaaatcccCGATGAGGAGATCGATGGAGTGGAGGcgtaaataatgaaaaataaacaaagcgGGCGCTTGGCAACGCATAAACACATCCTGAAATTCTCTGAAGCGGTCAGAAATTCGCCATAAAATGTCTGAAACCGAGTTGAGGACGGTGAAGTACGCTTTTGCAGAAGAAGAGCCTCGGCAGAAGCTCAGTTGTGAAATTTTGTCGCTGAACGATTCGAAAGACCCCAGTTACACCAACCTCACTGTGCCTTAGTAAGTAGAGGTTATGAAGGGGGCGCAGAAATAATTCTCTTTCAGTCGCGTGATTTGCAGACAGAGATACCAGAAAGCCGGGACCAAACAAAGGCTTCAGTTTTTGCGGGAAATCCGCACCCAGGAGATATCACAGTCGAAAGCGCTGAACGGCGTCAGAATCCACAGGGTGTTTGTTAATCCAGTGCTGGCGCCCCCCGATCCGGCCGAAATCATCAAGCTCACCCCCAAGCAGCAGTTCAAACTGGAACACTTACTCAAGGAATAAAATTTCCCCCTGAAACCGCCTTTCATTTGATGACACCCCCTCGCCCGTTGTGAGATTTTAGTTTTACGGCAGGTGTGTTGAATTCAGCGCCTCTTTGTTTGCGATGGCGCCGAGAATATTAAATTTAGTGTCGGTGGTGCGAAGATGCGGAGGCGGCGCCCATAAATA includes the following:
- the LOC138131316 gene encoding uncharacterized protein, which encodes MSETELRTVKYAFAEEEPRQKLSCEILSLNDSKDPSYTNLTVPYRVICRQRYQKAGTKQRLQFLREIRTQEISQSKALNGVRIHRVFVNPVLAPPDPAEIIKLTPKQQFKLEHLLKE
- the LOC138131310 gene encoding fibrous sheath CABYR-binding protein-like, producing MFANTFQSGFISIFYSVGSNPLQLWDKQVKNGHIRRVVDDEVRSLVLEISGTNVATTYITCPIKPRLSLGIKLPFLVMIIKNMKKYFTFEIQILDDKDMHRRFRVSNFQSTTKVRPFCTTMPIGLSSGWNQVQFNLADFTKRAYGSTYLETTRVQIHANVRIRRIYFSDVLYSDDELPNEYKLFLPTPGTQTAARPTKTEKKESIPKEKRDSRKLSGDQVAALDQEIPSGALPSPESPELEGLEMLPPSEAATDEPPSEPMSEAVEPPSERMEEMTVTAEPTTEEPTVTTEPLTTEPTTEAPSEAPPEAPAEGGEAVEELQPVVEPEIIKEEVAPLGAGPPEESAMVEERQSMVIEEKRSVVAEETVVLEERQSVTGAPPPPEEAPPAEPSLAEEPIAEELPAEEVQPEET
- the LOC138131311 gene encoding solute carrier family 25 member 44, giving the protein MWFRSFVTSTYEQGMTTMVEPPPEFIKTIEWEMMDKTKFFPLSMLSSFTVRCALYPLTLIKTRLQIQKHNDVYTGMFDAYGKIYRYEGIAGLYKGFWVSSVQIVSGVVYISIYEGIRHLLAQRNVDSRVRALVAGGTASVFSQTIIVPFDVLSQHLMMMGVHSNGNKEAFDTLRLALKPGTSKFTITLEIAKEIYRQDGIAGFYRGYLASLANYVPNSALWWGFYQFYQDELHNIMPSWVSHLFIQTMAGTLGGFSTVIITNPLDIVRARLQVQRLESMRQAFKDLWVEEGLRMFSKGLSARLIQSATFSFSIILGYETIKRVSVNDEYKKYVRW